GACTTGATTGACCGCACGAAATACCAATCCGCCGCTGGAGTGTTGAACTCATCCCAAGCGGTGGAGGCACTCTCAAATCTGCGGCAGTGGTTCAAGGCCGGTTACGTTGACCCGAACACCGATGGCCGCGCGTTCGTGGACGGGCGAACCGCAGTTTCGTGGGTGGGTCACTGGGAATATCCGCGCTACCGGCAGGCGCTCAGCGAGCAACTGGTCTTGCTGCCGCTGCCGAACTTCGGCCAAGGTTCGCGCACGGGCATGGGTTCGTGGGCCTGGGGTGTGACCCGCGAATGTCGCAATCCGGAAGCCGCGCTGCGATTCATTGAATTCCTCATGCGACCGGAGGAGATCGAAGCCATCGTTGCGGCGAACGGCGCTGTGCCCGCCCGGCGTTCAGTGATCGAACGCTCCGAACTCTATCGCGCCGTTGGCCCGCTGCATCTCTACGCCGAGCAACTCAGTCAATCCGCCGTGCCCCGGCCGGTGACGCCCGCGTATCCCGTCATTACGTCCGCGTTTCAGGAAGTCATGGCGAAGGTGATCGAAGGCGGCGACGTGAAGAATGCACTGGACGGCGCGGCGAAAACGATTGACCAGGACATCAGCGACAATGGCGGCTACGCGATCAAATAAAGCCAGCGCGAGCCGTCACAGCGAAACGTTCGCCGCGTGGGGCATGGCGAGTCCGGCGCTTGCCGGGCTGCTTTTGTTTCTCCTCTTGCCGTTCGCCCTGGCTGTCGGGTTGAGCCTGACGAATTATCGGTTCAACTCGCCGCTGCCCACACGTTGGATCGGGTGGGAGAACTACGCGCGAATGTTCGCAGACGCCGGTTTTCAGCGCGCCGTGGTGAACAACCTTTATTTCGCTGCGGTAGTCGTGCCGCTGCAAACGGCGTTGGCGTTGGGACTGGCGCTGCTCGTGAATCGTCCGCTCAAGCGCATGGTGTTTTTCCGCACCGTGTTTTTTATGCCGGTGATTTATCCAATGGCGCTCGTTTCCGTGGTGTGGGCGCTCCTGCTCGCGCCCGGTCAGACGGGAATGATGAATCAATTCCTCCACGCGATTTCATT
This region of Candidatus Angelobacter sp. genomic DNA includes:
- a CDS encoding sugar ABC transporter permease, which encodes MAATRSNKASASRHSETFAAWGMASPALAGLLLFLLLPFALAVGLSLTNYRFNSPLPTRWIGWENYARMFADAGFQRAVVNNLYFAAVVVPLQTALALGLALLVNRPLKRMVFFRTVFFMPVIYPMALVSVVWALLLAPGQTGMMNQFLHAISFGAWNPATDFLRHPLLAMPAIMLMSIWQGVGYQMVILLAGLQAIPQELYEAAAIDRAGRWHQFWHVTLPQMRNTILFVVMVTTILAFRLFDQVWILTQGGPQDATTTVMFESFVAARERNQVGLGAAMSVVFFAIVCLVALAQHFFVRQERQVK